DNA sequence from the Penicillium psychrofluorescens genome assembly, chromosome: 3 genome:
AGGCGTGTGCATTGCTTTCTGCATCCTGTGTACCACTTGCGTGCTGCCTGTTTTCGATCCTGGAATTGGATATACTGTGTGAGGATATCAAATAAAACTCAAGAAATCTGGTTGAAAAAGATAGTTATGGGCGCTCATACTGACGCCGGTTGCCTTGTGTTGGGCCCTTTTCACTAACTAGGCTGTGTCTCGTGCTCGCAGCTCAGTGGATAATCGGATGGAACGCAACCCGTCATGCTATTGCAGATGCCGAAAGGAAAAACCAAAAGAATACATTACAAGTTAGTCACACTGCGGAAATCCAGCACCCAATTCCTCTCCGCCGCAAGTCCTCCTCCACTTGCTTGAGCTCATGTTCATAGTATGACTGGCCCTGCAGGCGCAGCTCCCATATGCACAGCGGATCATCGCTGCAGCAGCGCAGATCCTCGTTTTTGCTTGGAGCATCGTCCAGTGATAAAGACGACGACAAAGAAGACAgagacgacggcgacgatCGCCATCCACAACTCCCGCTAGAGTCCGAGTCATGCTCCACATCTGAATCCAGTAGTAGTAGTTCCTCCTCACTACAAGACGACGTATCGTCCACCAATCCATAGATCAAGGTGTGTGGGTGCTGATGGGACAGGATCCCTTTCAATGGGTCCAGGAACACGGCCAGTTTCTCCACAGGCTCGCAGAACCATGTGCTCGCCAGCACGAGCACGAACGACTTGAGGGCTGGCAGTCTTGCCAGGGCGCGACACGTTTCGAGCCACTGGGCCCCTCCGGCTGATACGTATACCGCACGCACGGGGTCTTTGCTGGGTAGCCAGTGGCCCGGGAAAGACCAGCGCAGCTCGACGGCGCGGATAGAGGACCAGTGGGCGCGGGGGATGGTGGGGCGGAGGTAGGGGAGGGTCCAGGGGATGCTGAATTCAAAGGTGTTGAGGGTGtagaggagatggatgctTTCGGAGTACCTGACGGAAGGTCAGTCAGTATGTCCACAGGTATACACGGTATACACGGTATACACTGTATACAACCCAAGAAAGGTAGGCGGGAGGTACATACATTTGTCTACATGCCAATGGCAGCGCGAGGATAATCTCCCGGCCGGGTCTCGACAAGACGGGGCCGGCTTCTTTCACAGGCTGTGCAATGCCATTCCCATGACAGATCTCGCAGCTCTCTTCGTCGGG
Encoded proteins:
- a CDS encoding uncharacterized protein (ID:PFLUO_004338-T1.cds;~source:funannotate), with the translated sequence MARIKQGVFSWEDVLAQRYQSNKPPPLPRTPRTSSPPQPQPQSRLLARLSPELRLIIWEFVLGGHKLHIIQRCGRRLGHVVCPDEESCEICHGNGIAQPVKEAGPVLSRPGREIILALPLACRQMYSESIHLLYTLNTFEFSIPWTLPYLRPTIPRAHWSSIRAVELRWSFPGHWLPSKDPVRAVYVSAGGAQWLETCRALARLPALKSFVLVLASTWFCEPVEKLAVFLDPLKGILSHQHPHTLIYGLVDDTSSCSEEELLLLDSDVEHDSDSSGSCGWRSSPSSLSSLSSSLSLDDAPSKNEDLRCCSDDPLCIWELRLQGQSYYEHELKQVEEDLRRRGIGCWISAV